Genomic DNA from Methanomassiliicoccales archaeon:
TAGGTCTTCCTTTGCTAGTTGTCCTATCCAGTAGATTGTGGTCATACAACTTCACGAAGTCGATTACCCGCAAGGAGGGATGGATGCATATCAGAATGATCACGGAAAGGTACCAACCCATAGCTGATACATTAGGTCTATTGGAGAAAGTTGCGGGTCATCGTTTGGTATGTCTCAATCGCGAAGAGAGTCTCGACATAGGAATTGATGCATTCTTCATCTATACTTCAGCCGATATTATGATTCATTGAAATACTGAGAGAATCAAGATAATTCCTGAGGAATTCATATGAGCTTGGGAAACAAGGCCTATGAAGAAATGGGTAAATTCACCATGAGCTTCATCGAATCGGCCGAATGGCACGAAACGGTGGTGAACCTATCCTTCGCATCTGAGATCAAGGGCGATAGCAGGTGGCCCAGTGGAACGAACATGGCATCCGGGACAATATACATGCACCCGGGTGGAAAGGGCCATGGCAAGTGGAGAGGAATACTGACAACGAAAGACGGCGAGATGGTATCGTGGAATGGCATTGGCCGGTCCAAGATGGTCGGGAACAGGAGGAAGGGCATCATGCTAATCTCCTTCATGACCAAATCCGAGAAGCTCTCATGGATGAACTCGGTGATATGCGTCCATGAGGTCGACACCGATATGAGGGAATTCACGGGGATATCTCACGAGTGGGAATGATCCCTATTGCGACGAGATCCGATAGTCCAAATGATCCATCAGATGGATCCGAAGATATGGCAAGTCGCGATAGAATTGGATGAAACTGCAATGAACAGGAATGTTCGAAATGCGCTCTCGTTCTTTGCCCTCTCGACAAGCTTGGTCGTCCTGCCGAAGAAGATGTTCATATCTGTCGACATCACGAGAGCGTCCATCTCCCACTATCCTACGTAAAACCTGAGTAGGCGATGTCCGACTTCCCTCGGGAACTTCAAGCGCCCCTAGTGGGGGAGTTCTCCACTTTCTTTCCACCATTCCCGAGATTCCAATCTCAGCCTCATCCTGAATCATCAATGGTCGTCGCAAAGGTTGGATTCAGGTCCATCCTATCAGATGCTCTCCCTCTTGTGCAGGAATGCCTTTCCCTTCTCCGTGATGTAGATCGCCCTGAGCTTGCCCTCCCTCTTCGTGAAGGCCAATCCCTCCTGCTGGAGCGTCTCCACCCTCTTCGCAGCAGTCACGTAGGAGATCTTGAACCTGGACATCACCTTCTTGAACGACACCATCACGTTGTTCTGGTTCTGGTCGAAAATGAATCTCAGGAGATCGTGGGTCTCGTCCCTCACTATGATCCCCTCGATCTTCTGACTGGGGAGAAGAATCAGCTCGTTCTCGAGGATGGCCAGCTCACCATCGTCCAGTATCTCCGGATCGATCCTTATCAGGCATGTGGCCTGGGATTTCGCCACCAGGTCCGAGATCCTGAACAGTATCTCCATGAAATCTCTGAACTGATACTTGATGAGCAGGTAGTGAACACCGTCTATGAGGATCGCCGGGCGTTCGTTGGACGAGACGAATTCATCGACGACATCCACCAGCTTGTCCAGGCTATCCATTGTCTCCATGTCATCCAGCTTTTCCTCGCTCATCATGATGATCCTGAGATCGTCGGATGAGGCGTACACACTACGAATCGTCTCCGGATTACCCCTTGTGACCACCAGACCTGTGTGCTCCGAGCGGAGCAGATCGTTGAACAGGTTGATGGAGGATAAGGAATCCTTGTCCCTGACCAGGTAGCTCATGCCAAGGACCAGCTTGCCGTGGGCTTCGGCCTCTGGTGTGATGTCCTTGCCAGCAAAGAGAACGCCGATCTCCTCGTTCTTCTCGCCCACGATTACCGAGGCCGAGGCGTCGATGATCTTCTTTGACCCTCTTTTGGTCTTCAACACGATGTCGTTGTTGGTCGAGTTCTTGTCCTTGTAGACCTGATTGATCGTCGCCTTCAGCTTCTTGGGATCATCGAAGACTTCAAGCTTGTCCAGGGTTCGGTTGAGGACCTCCTTTTGAGTGTAGGATGTGAGTTTCTCCATAGATCGGTTCCAGATCTTTATCCTGAACGTCCGATCGAAGGACACGATCAGATCCGAGGCGGAGTCGATCACCCGCCCTAGGAACTCCTTGGCCTCGAGGGCCTCGTTCTCAGCCTTCTCCTTATCCCTGATCTCGTCGTTGAGACGCTTGTTTATGAGTTCCAACTCTTCCGACCGCTTCTGAAGCATCTGGTGGGACAGCTTCAGCTCTTCCTCAGCCTTCCTGGTCCTGGCCCGGATCTCGGCCTCCTTCATCTCCCTGTGGATTGCAGAGTTCAACCGTGCCAAGTTCCCCTTCATGATGTAGTCGTGGGCACCCGCCCTCATGATCTCGACCGCAGTGTCCTCACCGATCTTTCCAGACACTATTATGAATGGGATGTCCTTGCCGATCTTTTTCAGCAGTGAAAGTGCCGACAGGCCATCGAAGGACGGCAGGACGAAGTCGGATATTATCAGATCCCAGTCCTCGTTCTCAAGGCTTTCCCTCATGTCCTCCTTGTTCTCCACCCTCTTGACGATTGGGTTCTTGTACCCCCCCTTTTCCATTTCGCCGATCAGGAGTATCTCGTCATCCTCGGAATCCTCCACCATCAGAACCTTGATAGTATCTTTCATATCGATCATCTCAATGCATCGAGGACAATCATGATGGACCATGCCTCCCAATGAGTCTCATGTACTGCTCGGACGCCAAATGGTATCGATCCTCCTATCATCCGTCCGTTCCCTCATCATCGATCCAAAGGAGCTGCAGTCATTGGACCGTCCTCTTCTCGTCAACGATTCCATATAATGAAGGGCACAAACGATATAATAAAATGATTAAGTTTCAGTTTAAAAACGATTTAAGTAAATGCATATTGATCTGCAAACCAACATTCAGCCAGGCCTTTCTAGGAACCTATAGTGGGCTCGCGAACATCGAAGGTGAAGAAGACTGATGTTCCTTTATCCACTTCGGAACTGAACCAGATCTCTCCTCCATGACGATTGATTATCCTGTTGACGATACTGAGGCCGATGCCCGATCCTGGAAAGTCCTTCTCGGAGTGAATCCTCTGGAAGGGGATGAACAGCTTATCGGAATACTGCATATCGAACCCTTCCCCGTTGTCCCTGATGAAGAATATGGTTCTATTCTCCAGTTCCATCATGCCCACCTCGATCTCCGCCTTCGACCTCCTGCTCGTGAACTTCCAGGCGTTCCCGATGAGATTGGAGAGAAGGACGGCCAACAGGTTCCTGTCCCCCCAGACCTCCATCCCTTCGCGGATGTCGAACTGAACCTCCCTCCGAGAATCGGACTCCTCCAACCTCATGGCAACATCACGGGCGAGTCCGGTCAGATCGACCTTCTCCCAGTTCAACGGCTGTGAGGCTATCCTGGACAGCTTCAGCAGGCTGTCGATCAGGTCATCCATCCTCATAACGTTGCTCCGTATGCGACTCAGGTAATCCCTGCCCTTCTCGTCGAGTGCCTCGCTGTACCCCTCCAGAAGGCTGCTGAATCCATCTATGTGTCTGAGGGGGGATTTTAAATCATGCGAGACTGAAAAGCTGAATGCCTCAAGCTCTTTGTTGATCGCCTGAAGGTTCTTGGTCTGTCGCCTGAGCTCCTTGTTGAGCTCTCTTATCTCAAACTCGGCCTGCTTCTTGTCAGAAATGTCCTTGACTATTCCAACCATGCGATAGGGGTTCCCTCTCCCGTCCCTCAAGACATTCCCTACCTCGAGGACATACTTGACCGTTCCGTCTTCGAGCAGGATACGATGCTCAATGATGTACTCCTTCCCATAGTGAACACACTCCTCGATGGCGGCTAGGAGGCTCTCCCTGTCCTCTGGATGGACACGGTCCATGAAGGCCTGGAAGGTACCGGGAAAGGCCCCGTACTCGAAACCAAAGATGGGCTCCACCTGATCGGACCAGACGAGCTCGTCGGTATTCATGTTCCAATCCCAGCTTCCTATACGAGCTGCTTTTTGCACCAGCTCGAACCGTCTCCTGGTCTCCTCAAGCGCCTCATGGGTCTCGATCTCCTTGGTAAGGTCCCGTATGAACAATATGGAGCCCTTGAACGACTCGTCGTCGCCAATTATGGGGGACGCGCTGACGAGAACTGGAAGCTTGGTTCCGTCCTTTCTTCTGAACTCGAACTTGAATGATTCTTGGACGCCATTCCTGCGCTTATTAATGTGCTCCTCTGCCTCGGGAATCAGATCGGGATCCGCGAACATGAACCCCGGCTTCCCGATGATCTCGTCCAATCGATAGCCGAGCATCTCCAGCATGTTGTTGTTCGCGAAGGTGACCCTTATATTCTCATCGAAGGCCCAGACTCCATCCCGGATATCCTCGATCAGCATCCTGTACATCATCTCGCTCTTCTCCACCTCCCGCCTCTGCACAATCTCGGACGTCATGTCCTCCATGTAGCCGTCGAATCGGATCAGCCGCCCTCTGTCATCCAGTACGGGCATGCTCCTGTCCCTAACATGTCTAATGTCCCCTGATTTGGTGATTATCCTGTACTCCAGATTTGATGGCTTCCCCTGCTTCCTCATCTCGTCTATCTCGGCCATCACCATTGACCGGTCCTCCTCGTGGATGATGTATATCCACAGATCGGGGTCATCCAGCAGCTCCTGAGGGGTGTATCCGGTCAGACCGAGAACCTGATCGCCCACGAAGGTGGTGGTGCACAGGTCGTCCGCTTTGGCGGAGTATATCACCAGTGGAAGGTTCTCGAGTATGTTGCTGAAGAAGTCTCCGTGGTCCCTCACCAGACTCGCGAACATGTCGAGACTCGAGATGCAGCACCTGTCGTCGAGCCTTTTTCCGTGGGGTGAATCAATCTCCTTGAGATCGTTAGAACCTCTTTCCGGTGCCCCGGCTGAATCAAGGGTTTGCCCCTCGTCTTCAGCGGTCTTTCCTTCCTTGACCCCTGCTTCCGCATCATCCTGGGATTTGACCCTGCCCATATGGCCCTCCATCAGACCCTAGCTGCTCTCAATTGCAGCCTCCGCTCCATAAATGACAATTAACCATTGGAGTACAAGTCTCTTAAATGGAACCTATCTCCAAGATTGAAATTGGGGTAGGATCACGGGACCCTTCTCCTGTCTATCTGTTTCCTCTTGTGATCGGGAGCGATCCTCACTTGAGATCCCTCCCTCTGACCTTGGCTATTCGGTGATGGTACCCTCTCAATCTTCCTCAGCTGCTTGATCATCTCCCTTCCCGAATCGGTGAGCCAGTACTCTTCATCGATCAGTTCGATGACTTCCTTCTCCTCCATCGACTTAAGAACCCTCCCCATCATGGCCTCAGGAATCCGGTTCTTTCCAGCGAGTCGATGGAGCGTTATGGGCTCCTCCACCGACAGGTCGTTAATCACGGCCAGCCTTCTCTTGTCCTTGATTATGAATTCCAGCTCCAAATGAATGCCCTGCTTGGACTATGACCACAGGTCATTAATGGGTGTTCCGGTCAACTTCGGATCTGAAGCTGGGATGCCATCTAGTGAATATCGCCCTGAAAGCGATGACCGCTAGGGCCAATGCCCCTATGAGGAGAATCGAGCTCGGATCGGACTGGAACATGGTGAAGCATAAGAAGATGATCGCTCCCAAGCAGGCAAGGAAGCCCAGGAGAGGCAGGGCTAACTTCCAACCGTCAAGCTGGCGGTGCTTGTAGGCGGAGAGATTGACGACCGAGAAGACAGCCAGGAAGACAAGGCTCGAGAAGCTGGCTATCAGGTCCAGGCTCCCGGCCAGCTGTATGATCATGGCGCATATCGCAATGAACAGTACGAAATAAACTGGCACTCCCCCCATGTGCCTCGCGATCAACCCCTTGGGAAGCTGGTTGTCGGATGCCGCCTGCTTGGCCAGCCTTCCCGAGGAGAACAGGGTGGCATTGATGGCCGATGCTGTGGAGAACACCGCGGCAACGAGCACCAGCACGAAACCGATCCGACCAAGGACGGGCTCGGCAACATATGCTAGCACAATCTCAGAGTGCTCCTGGATGACCGAATCGCTGACCGTTGCCGTGGTCACGAAGGCTACCAGCATGTAGATCAGTGTCACGGCCACCACCGATATCATGACCGCTCTGGGGAGGTTCCTCCTGTGATCCTCTATGTCCTCGTAGTCGAATGCCAATAGCTCGAATCCCTCGTATGCCACGAAGATGAGGGAGGCGGCCGCGATCGCACCGCCTATGCCGTGCTCGAACACGGGTAGCATCTCACCTTCGTTGATGACCAGGAAGCCCACTGCAGAGACCAGGATGAGTATGCCCACCTTGGTGTAGACCAGGATGTCCTCGCTGATCCCCGATTCCCTCACGCCC
This window encodes:
- a CDS encoding PAS domain-containing protein yields the protein MGRVKSQDDAEAGVKEGKTAEDEGQTLDSAGAPERGSNDLKEIDSPHGKRLDDRCCISSLDMFASLVRDHGDFFSNILENLPLVIYSAKADDLCTTTFVGDQVLGLTGYTPQELLDDPDLWIYIIHEEDRSMVMAEIDEMRKQGKPSNLEYRIITKSGDIRHVRDRSMPVLDDRGRLIRFDGYMEDMTSEIVQRREVEKSEMMYRMLIEDIRDGVWAFDENIRVTFANNNMLEMLGYRLDEIIGKPGFMFADPDLIPEAEEHINKRRNGVQESFKFEFRRKDGTKLPVLVSASPIIGDDESFKGSILFIRDLTKEIETHEALEETRRRFELVQKAARIGSWDWNMNTDELVWSDQVEPIFGFEYGAFPGTFQAFMDRVHPEDRESLLAAIEECVHYGKEYIIEHRILLEDGTVKYVLEVGNVLRDGRGNPYRMVGIVKDISDKKQAEFEIRELNKELRRQTKNLQAINKELEAFSFSVSHDLKSPLRHIDGFSSLLEGYSEALDEKGRDYLSRIRSNVMRMDDLIDSLLKLSRIASQPLNWEKVDLTGLARDVAMRLEESDSRREVQFDIREGMEVWGDRNLLAVLLSNLIGNAWKFTSRRSKAEIEVGMMELENRTIFFIRDNGEGFDMQYSDKLFIPFQRIHSEKDFPGSGIGLSIVNRIINRHGGEIWFSSEVDKGTSVFFTFDVREPTIGS
- a CDS encoding amino acid permease, producing MGDGGRARGKLRLADAVGMAIGGMVGGGIFAVLGEAVLLSGNAAFISFGLAGVIALITGISLSLLTINFGERSGSLNFVRAAAGRKAEGIVSWFLIVGYIFTISLYAYTFGAYGGRLIGLDPSLNGLLGAIVIGFFVIINFMGVRESGISEDILVYTKVGILILVSAVGFLVINEGEMLPVFEHGIGGAIAAASLIFVAYEGFELLAFDYEDIEDHRRNLPRAVMISVVAVTLIYMLVAFVTTATVSDSVIQEHSEIVLAYVAEPVLGRIGFVLVLVAAVFSTASAINATLFSSGRLAKQAASDNQLPKGLIARHMGGVPVYFVLFIAICAMIIQLAGSLDLIASFSSLVFLAVFSVVNLSAYKHRQLDGWKLALPLLGFLACLGAIIFLCFTMFQSDPSSILLIGALALAVIAFRAIFTRWHPSFRSEVDRNTH
- a CDS encoding DUF835 domain-containing protein; amino-acid sequence: MKDTIKVLMVEDSEDDEILLIGEMEKGGYKNPIVKRVENKEDMRESLENEDWDLIISDFVLPSFDGLSALSLLKKIGKDIPFIIVSGKIGEDTAVEIMRAGAHDYIMKGNLARLNSAIHREMKEAEIRARTRKAEEELKLSHQMLQKRSEELELINKRLNDEIRDKEKAENEALEAKEFLGRVIDSASDLIVSFDRTFRIKIWNRSMEKLTSYTQKEVLNRTLDKLEVFDDPKKLKATINQVYKDKNSTNNDIVLKTKRGSKKIIDASASVIVGEKNEEIGVLFAGKDITPEAEAHGKLVLGMSYLVRDKDSLSSINLFNDLLRSEHTGLVVTRGNPETIRSVYASSDDLRIIMMSEEKLDDMETMDSLDKLVDVVDEFVSSNERPAILIDGVHYLLIKYQFRDFMEILFRISDLVAKSQATCLIRIDPEILDDGELAILENELILLPSQKIEGIIVRDETHDLLRFIFDQNQNNVMVSFKKVMSRFKISYVTAAKRVETLQQEGLAFTKREGKLRAIYITEKGKAFLHKRESI